Proteins found in one Lutimonas zeaxanthinifaciens genomic segment:
- a CDS encoding tRNA (guanine-N1)-methyltransferase — translation MKKFITVLSLTLFLGFGSIAYAQAQDESGPKPSLNSGTLESQFDYLYRRSSSYQEYKVVKKTFYQKIKGNVLDSLQALKKDLSDTKKLVDVQSNEINSLKADLQTTNDNLTSVTKEKDNIKFLGFPMTKSSYNSLLWTIIFSLVALLLFFIFKFRSSNAITIQARDLLSDTEKEFEAYKQKALEREQKVRRELQDELNKQKYAEKKGKK, via the coding sequence ATGAAAAAATTCATCACTGTTTTATCATTAACCCTATTTTTAGGATTCGGATCAATTGCCTATGCTCAGGCACAAGATGAATCGGGACCAAAACCTTCATTAAACAGCGGTACGCTTGAAAGCCAGTTCGACTATCTTTACAGAAGATCGAGTTCTTACCAAGAGTATAAAGTGGTCAAAAAAACCTTTTATCAAAAAATAAAGGGAAACGTCCTTGATTCTTTGCAGGCATTAAAGAAGGATCTTAGTGATACCAAAAAACTTGTTGATGTCCAGTCAAATGAAATCAATAGCTTGAAAGCTGACCTTCAGACTACAAATGATAATCTGACATCGGTTACAAAAGAAAAAGATAATATCAAATTTCTTGGCTTTCCGATGACTAAATCATCGTATAACAGTCTATTATGGACGATCATTTTTAGTTTGGTCGCCTTACTTCTGTTCTTTATTTTCAAATTCAGATCGAGTAATGCCATTACCATTCAGGCAAGAGACCTGTTAAGCGATACAGAAAAAGAATTTGAAGCGTACAAGCAGAAGGCCCTGGAGAGAGAACAAAAGGTCAGAAGAGAGCTGCAGGACGAACTAAACAAACAGAAATACGCCGAAAAAAAAGGTAAAAAATAA
- a CDS encoding FAD-binding and (Fe-S)-binding domain-containing protein, which translates to MSVTQAMQELNQSLEGEIHYDELHKRAYATDASVYRKIPLAVAYPKNKSDLVKLVAFASKKKISLTPRTAGTSLAGQCVGEGIIVDTSKYFTKILAFDEKNKTIRVQPGVIRDELNVFLKPFGLFFGPNTSTSNRCMMGGMVGNNSSGTTSIQYGVTRDKVVQMNTILSDGSQCSFGPLSKKGFLEKLKGNSLESKVYNLLYQELSKEDIQAEIKKEFPKPGIHRRNNGYAIDALLDNEVFSDRGSDFNLSKLLCGSEGTLAFTTDITLSLDHLPPACNIMVAVHFESIQESLEAVVVAMKHNLYTCELMDKTILDCTKNNREQIKNRFFVENDPAAILMLEVSSHDLNDTRELAENLISDLKTHGFGYAYPILEGDEIESANNLRKAGLGLLGNIVGDRKAVACIEDTAVEVDVLPAFIQEFTAMMKKYGQEAVYYAHAGAGELHLRPILNLKQKEDVGLFREITTQVAHLVKKYGGSMSGEHGDGIVRSEFLEFMLGKKNYDLMKRIKRTFDPQQLLNPGKIVDPWPMDASLRYEPDRKEPEIQTIQDFSDSMGILRATEKCNGSGDCRKPVFAGGTMCPSYRATKDEKDTTRARANTLREFLTHSDKLNQFDHEELKEVFDLCLSCKACASECPSNVDVAALKAEFLYQYQKENGISFRTKLFADNVKYNKMGSMVPGLANFVLNTRLAKNMLGIAKERSIPPLASTTARKWYHINKNTYSKPEFRNGLVYLFLDEFTNFYEAEIARDCVEMLTKLDYKVIITDHKESGRSFISKGLLEEAKEVANFNISYFEGLISENLPLVGIEPSAILSFRDEYLRLAEDREKAVQLSKNTLTIEEFFEREIIQGRIREDQFTERSKELKIHGHCQQKSLSNMKATQVMLNLPRNYSTSIMNTGCCGMAGSFGYEKEHYDLSMQVGEDTLFPKIRNTGKGVEIVAAGTSCRHQIKDGTGRNAKHPITVLRDALK; encoded by the coding sequence ATGTCAGTAACACAGGCAATGCAAGAATTAAATCAATCTCTTGAAGGAGAGATTCATTATGATGAATTGCATAAAAGGGCATATGCCACAGATGCTTCAGTATATCGAAAGATTCCTTTGGCCGTGGCCTACCCAAAAAATAAGTCAGACCTGGTAAAATTAGTCGCATTTGCTTCGAAAAAAAAGATCTCACTTACACCGAGAACGGCAGGGACCTCATTGGCGGGCCAGTGTGTGGGAGAAGGTATTATTGTGGACACTTCCAAATACTTTACAAAAATTCTGGCTTTTGATGAGAAAAACAAAACCATTCGTGTACAGCCCGGGGTGATTCGGGATGAACTTAATGTGTTTTTAAAACCCTTTGGATTATTTTTTGGGCCTAACACTTCAACTTCGAACCGATGTATGATGGGTGGCATGGTAGGAAACAATTCCTCCGGAACCACTTCTATCCAATATGGAGTCACTCGTGACAAGGTCGTTCAAATGAATACCATCCTGAGTGATGGAAGTCAGTGCTCTTTCGGTCCCTTGTCAAAAAAGGGCTTTCTAGAAAAGCTTAAAGGAAACAGCCTTGAGAGTAAGGTTTACAACCTGTTGTACCAGGAACTTTCCAAAGAAGATATTCAGGCAGAGATCAAAAAAGAATTTCCGAAACCAGGAATTCACAGAAGAAATAATGGCTATGCCATTGACGCCTTGCTGGATAATGAAGTTTTTTCTGATCGTGGTTCCGATTTTAATTTGTCCAAATTATTATGCGGCAGTGAAGGTACTCTGGCCTTTACAACAGATATCACACTTTCTCTGGATCACCTCCCACCTGCCTGCAACATAATGGTTGCGGTGCATTTTGAAAGTATACAGGAAAGTCTTGAGGCCGTTGTAGTAGCCATGAAGCACAATCTGTACACCTGTGAATTAATGGATAAAACCATATTGGACTGTACAAAAAACAACAGGGAACAGATCAAAAACAGATTCTTTGTTGAAAACGACCCTGCAGCAATTTTGATGCTGGAAGTTTCAAGTCATGACCTAAATGATACCCGAGAACTTGCAGAAAATTTGATCTCAGATCTAAAAACACATGGTTTTGGTTATGCCTATCCGATTTTGGAAGGTGATGAGATCGAGAGCGCAAATAACCTCCGAAAGGCCGGTTTGGGATTATTGGGCAATATTGTGGGCGACAGGAAGGCCGTCGCCTGTATTGAAGATACTGCGGTTGAAGTAGATGTGCTTCCTGCCTTTATTCAGGAGTTTACGGCAATGATGAAAAAGTATGGTCAGGAGGCGGTTTATTACGCTCATGCGGGGGCAGGTGAACTGCATTTGCGTCCGATCTTAAATCTGAAGCAGAAAGAGGATGTGGGTTTGTTCAGGGAAATAACCACCCAGGTGGCGCATCTTGTCAAAAAATACGGTGGATCCATGAGCGGCGAACACGGGGATGGAATTGTCAGATCTGAATTCCTTGAATTCATGTTGGGTAAAAAGAACTATGATCTGATGAAAAGGATCAAAAGGACTTTTGATCCGCAGCAATTATTGAATCCCGGAAAGATCGTTGATCCCTGGCCAATGGATGCCTCCCTGCGTTATGAACCGGACAGAAAGGAACCTGAAATCCAAACCATACAGGATTTTTCAGATTCGATGGGAATCCTCAGGGCCACAGAGAAATGCAATGGGTCAGGTGATTGCAGAAAACCGGTATTTGCCGGAGGAACCATGTGTCCCAGTTACAGAGCAACAAAAGACGAAAAAGATACCACCAGAGCACGGGCCAACACGCTAAGAGAGTTTTTGACGCATAGCGATAAATTGAATCAATTTGATCATGAAGAGTTAAAAGAGGTATTTGACCTTTGTCTGAGTTGCAAAGCCTGCGCGAGTGAATGTCCCAGCAATGTGGATGTTGCCGCATTAAAAGCAGAATTTTTGTATCAATACCAAAAAGAAAATGGTATCTCCTTCAGGACAAAATTATTTGCTGACAACGTCAAATACAACAAAATGGGGTCAATGGTTCCCGGTTTGGCCAATTTTGTTTTGAACACCCGTTTGGCAAAGAATATGCTCGGTATCGCAAAAGAAAGAAGTATTCCTCCCCTGGCTTCAACAACAGCAAGAAAATGGTACCACATCAACAAAAATACATATTCAAAACCCGAGTTTCGTAATGGATTGGTCTATTTGTTTTTAGATGAATTCACCAATTTTTATGAGGCGGAAATTGCCCGGGACTGTGTTGAAATGCTTACAAAACTGGACTACAAGGTCATCATTACTGATCATAAGGAAAGCGGCAGAAGTTTTATTTCAAAGGGGCTGCTCGAGGAGGCTAAAGAAGTTGCCAATTTCAATATTTCCTATTTTGAAGGGCTGATCAGTGAGAATTTGCCGTTGGTTGGTATTGAACCATCTGCCATACTGTCCTTTAGGGATGAATATTTACGTTTGGCCGAGGATAGGGAGAAGGCGGTTCAATTGAGCAAAAATACATTGACGATTGAAGAATTTTTTGAAAGAGAAATAATTCAGGGCCGTATTCGAGAGGATCAATTTACAGAGCGATCTAAAGAACTAAAAATTCACGGTCACTGCCAGCAAAAATCATTGTCCAACATGAAAGCGACTCAGGTTATGCTGAATTTGCCCAGAAATTATTCAACTTCAATCATGAACACAGGATGTTGCGGAATGGCCGGATCATTTGGTTATGAAAAAGAGCACTATGATCTAAGTATGCAGGTTGGTGAAGATACCCTGTTCCCGAAGATCAGAAATACGGGAAAAGGCGTTGAGATCGTTGCTGCGGGAACGAGCTGCAGACACCAAATTAAGGATGGAACCGGAAGAAATGCAAAACATCCGATAACGGTCTTGAGAGATGCTTTAAAATAA
- a CDS encoding tRNA-binding protein has translation MQENSISFEDFQKVDIRVGTILEAIDFEKARVPAYRLKIDFGALGTKKSSAQITALYSKEELIGKKILAVVNFAPKQIADFMSECLVLGVQNAEEVVLLHPSEKVNNGIQVL, from the coding sequence ATGCAGGAAAACAGCATCTCTTTTGAAGATTTTCAGAAAGTCGATATCCGTGTGGGCACCATCCTTGAGGCAATCGATTTTGAAAAGGCCAGAGTCCCTGCCTATAGGCTGAAAATAGATTTTGGAGCCCTGGGCACCAAAAAATCCAGCGCACAAATCACAGCGCTTTATTCCAAAGAAGAACTTATTGGTAAAAAAATTCTGGCCGTAGTAAATTTCGCTCCCAAACAAATAGCGGATTTTATGAGTGAATGCCTGGTACTGGGGGTGCAAAATGCTGAGGAAGTTGTACTTTTACATCCATCAGAGAAGGTCAATAACGGAATACAAGTATTGTAA
- a CDS encoding DUF962 domain-containing protein — MKTMQQWYDDYAVSHQNETNQKIHYFCVPAIFFSIVGMLMSIPTTFLNRITGLEDPLWINWASLIMLLLLIFYLRLSFAVFLRMLGFCVLCLYGNFYLGQIAPLFATSLIIFVVAWIGQFYGHKVEGKKPSFFKDLQFLLIGPAWVFEKLSR, encoded by the coding sequence ATGAAAACTATGCAGCAATGGTATGATGATTACGCGGTAAGTCATCAAAATGAAACCAATCAGAAAATTCATTATTTCTGCGTTCCGGCGATTTTTTTCAGTATTGTTGGTATGCTGATGAGTATACCCACTACTTTCCTGAATCGGATAACGGGTTTGGAAGACCCTCTTTGGATCAACTGGGCCTCCTTGATAATGTTGTTACTGCTTATTTTTTATCTTCGATTGTCCTTTGCAGTTTTCCTTAGAATGCTGGGGTTTTGTGTTCTCTGCCTCTATGGTAACTTTTATCTGGGCCAGATAGCTCCTCTATTTGCCACTTCGTTGATCATTTTTGTTGTAGCCTGGATCGGCCAGTTTTACGGCCATAAAGTAGAAGGAAAAAAACCTTCCTTTTTTAAAGATTTACAGTTTTTATTGATTGGGCCGGCCTGGGTATTTGAAAAACTCTCTCGATAA
- a CDS encoding thioredoxin family protein, whose protein sequence is MANTPSNMIPLGTHAKEFKLVDTVSGNIISLNDAKGEKGTVIFFICNHCPFVIHVNHELVRIANHYNKQGISFIAISSNDINKYPQDGPELMKENALTFHYPFPYLFDETQEVAKAYDAACTPDNYLFDKDLKLVYRGQIDDARPGNGKPVNGSDLRRAIDFLLQDKGLVESQKPSMGCGIKWK, encoded by the coding sequence ATGGCAAATACTCCTTCCAATATGATCCCTTTAGGAACACATGCAAAAGAATTTAAATTAGTGGATACTGTATCCGGAAATATAATCTCCTTAAACGATGCAAAAGGAGAGAAGGGAACCGTTATTTTCTTTATTTGTAACCATTGTCCTTTTGTAATTCACGTAAACCATGAGTTGGTAAGGATTGCCAATCATTATAATAAACAAGGGATTTCTTTTATTGCAATTTCCTCGAATGATATTAATAAATATCCTCAGGACGGGCCGGAATTGATGAAGGAGAATGCGCTTACGTTCCATTATCCGTTTCCCTATTTATTTGATGAAACACAAGAAGTGGCCAAAGCGTATGACGCTGCGTGTACCCCGGACAACTATTTGTTTGATAAAGATTTAAAACTGGTCTACAGAGGACAAATCGACGATGCCAGGCCAGGAAACGGAAAACCGGTTAATGGAAGTGATCTTAGAAGGGCCATAGATTTTTTACTTCAGGATAAAGGTCTTGTAGAATCACAAAAACCAAGTATGGGTTGCGGGATCAAATGGAAATAA
- a CDS encoding YfiT family bacillithiol transferase, with protein sequence MENLKYPIGKFRVTEPISKDQVAAWIQVLEDFPTKLEALTAPLTEAQIDTPYRPEGWTVRQVVHHLADSHYNSYIRFKWTLTEDKPVIKAYFEDRWAQLEDYKAPIELSLTALYNLHAKWVYLLKRLSSEELKRVFIHPESMEEITLEKNIGIYAWHSEHHYAHIENLLRRNNWL encoded by the coding sequence ATGGAAAACCTTAAATATCCCATTGGAAAATTTAGAGTTACAGAACCTATTTCTAAGGATCAAGTTGCAGCATGGATCCAGGTTCTCGAAGATTTTCCAACAAAGCTCGAGGCTTTAACAGCTCCGTTGACTGAAGCCCAGATTGACACCCCTTACCGTCCCGAAGGCTGGACCGTGAGGCAGGTTGTTCACCATCTGGCTGATAGTCATTACAACAGCTATATCCGATTTAAATGGACGCTTACCGAAGATAAACCAGTTATAAAGGCTTATTTTGAAGATCGTTGGGCACAACTCGAAGATTATAAGGCCCCGATAGAATTATCTTTGACTGCCTTATATAACCTTCATGCAAAATGGGTCTATTTATTAAAAAGGCTTAGCAGTGAAGAATTAAAGAGAGTTTTTATTCATCCTGAAAGCATGGAAGAAATCACTCTTGAAAAAAATATCGGTATTTACGCATGGCACAGCGAACATCATTATGCCCACATCGAAAATCTATTGAGAAGAAATAACTGGTTATAA
- a CDS encoding peptidylprolyl isomerase: MNDGLYAKIKSSKGDILLELEYEKTPGTVGNFVALAEGNLENSAKPQGQKYYDGLKFHRVIPDFMIQGGCPLGTGTGNPGYNFEDEFHADLKHDKPGILSMANAGPGTNGSQFFITHVPTPWLDNKHTVFGHVIEGQSVVDSIAQDDIMDAVEIMRVGDKAEGFNAIEAFRTFEGEREKRIAEAKAKMEAELDKIAAGFDKTDSGLRYQIIQKGNGAKATQGSQISVHYKGQLADGRVFDSSYQRKQPIDFTVGVGQVIKGWDEGLQLLQVGDKARLVIPSHLGYGSQGAGGVIPPDATLIFDVELMDVK; encoded by the coding sequence ATGAATGACGGTTTATACGCTAAAATAAAAAGTTCAAAAGGTGACATTCTTTTAGAGCTCGAATATGAAAAAACACCCGGAACAGTAGGTAATTTTGTTGCCTTGGCAGAAGGTAATCTCGAAAACTCTGCAAAACCTCAGGGTCAAAAATATTATGATGGGCTTAAATTCCACAGGGTAATTCCGGATTTTATGATCCAGGGCGGATGTCCTCTGGGAACCGGCACAGGTAACCCCGGCTATAATTTTGAGGACGAGTTTCACGCTGATCTAAAACATGATAAACCCGGGATTCTATCCATGGCAAACGCGGGCCCGGGAACCAATGGAAGCCAATTTTTTATAACACACGTGCCTACCCCATGGCTCGACAACAAACATACTGTTTTTGGCCATGTAATTGAAGGACAGTCAGTTGTTGACAGTATCGCACAGGATGATATCATGGACGCAGTAGAAATTATGAGAGTTGGAGACAAGGCTGAGGGATTTAATGCTATTGAAGCATTTAGGACGTTTGAAGGAGAAAGAGAGAAAAGAATTGCGGAGGCGAAAGCAAAAATGGAGGCTGAATTAGATAAAATAGCAGCTGGATTTGACAAAACAGATAGTGGTTTGAGATATCAGATCATTCAAAAAGGAAACGGAGCCAAAGCAACACAGGGAAGCCAGATTTCCGTTCACTACAAAGGACAACTTGCTGATGGCCGTGTTTTTGACTCTTCTTATCAACGTAAACAACCTATAGATTTTACCGTAGGTGTTGGCCAGGTGATTAAAGGCTGGGATGAAGGACTTCAATTACTGCAGGTTGGGGATAAAGCCAGGCTGGTTATTCCATCTCATTTAGGATATGGTTCACAAGGAGCAGGAGGAGTAATTCCCCCGGATGCAACCTTGATATTTGATGTAGAATTAATGGACGTTAAATAG
- a CDS encoding lipopolysaccharide kinase InaA family protein, protein MMNIRTSSSFAQDKVLEIISSFSHSGKTYWEKRNTIKVFDTEQGKWNVKSFQVPHLINRFAYKYVRKSKARRSYEHAEILLSKGILTPRPIGYVEYSNFVGLTNSFYVSENLEYDFNFEKVIDPNFPDRENILKQFARFSFKLHENRIHHFDHSKGNTLMCAKEDGLYDFYLIDLNRMRFEEMSYEMRIDNFNRLSLTDDMIQVIGKEYALLIGKDAAQVTDDIRKSCQKFHDFTVRKSRWKKRIGKS, encoded by the coding sequence ATGATGAATATCCGAACCTCCTCTTCATTTGCCCAAGATAAAGTACTTGAGATCATATCTTCCTTTTCCCATTCCGGCAAGACCTATTGGGAAAAAAGAAATACCATTAAGGTATTCGATACCGAACAGGGAAAATGGAATGTTAAATCATTTCAGGTTCCTCATCTTATCAATAGATTCGCCTATAAATATGTTAGAAAGTCAAAAGCGAGGCGCTCTTATGAACACGCGGAAATTTTGTTGAGCAAAGGGATTTTAACTCCCAGGCCCATAGGCTATGTTGAATATTCGAACTTCGTTGGCCTGACCAATAGCTTTTATGTTTCAGAAAATCTTGAATATGACTTTAATTTTGAAAAGGTAATCGATCCGAATTTTCCGGATCGCGAGAATATTTTAAAGCAATTTGCCCGATTTTCTTTTAAACTTCATGAAAACAGAATCCATCACTTTGATCATTCTAAAGGGAATACCCTGATGTGCGCTAAGGAAGATGGTTTGTACGATTTTTATCTTATCGATCTCAACAGGATGCGGTTTGAAGAAATGTCCTATGAGATGCGAATTGATAATTTTAACCGACTCTCCCTTACTGATGATATGATACAGGTCATAGGAAAGGAATATGCCTTATTAATCGGAAAAGATGCTGCGCAGGTAACGGATGACATAAGAAAGTCATGTCAAAAGTTTCATGACTTTACTGTTCGTAAATCACGCTGGAAAAAAAGAATTGGAAAAAGTTAA
- the aroC gene encoding chorismate synthase produces the protein MSNSFGKLFKLITFGESHGPAIGGVIDGCPAGISLDLEAIQHQLDRRKPGQSKITTQRKEPDQVAFLSGIFEGKTTGTSIGFQIQNTNQKSKDYSHNVDVYRPSHADYTYDQKYGIRDHRGGGRSSARETANWIVGGAVAKEVIKDVKITAFTSSVGEIFIDRPYQELNFDNIEKNIVRCADPSTADKMIEHISQIKKQGDTVGGTITCVIQNVPVGLGEPIFDKLHAALGKAMLSINAVKGFEYGSGFCGAKMKGSDHNDLFNEDGTTKTNLSGGIQGGISNGMDIYFRVAFKPVATLIQKQNTIDSKGNKVEMQGRGRHDPCVVPRAVPIVEALSAMVLADFYLMGRARS, from the coding sequence ATGAGTAATTCTTTTGGAAAACTATTCAAACTGATCACTTTTGGCGAATCGCATGGTCCTGCGATCGGAGGTGTTATCGATGGATGCCCGGCAGGCATATCTCTTGATCTTGAAGCAATTCAACATCAACTTGACAGAAGAAAGCCAGGACAGTCAAAAATTACGACCCAAAGAAAGGAACCCGACCAGGTGGCTTTTTTATCAGGGATCTTTGAAGGCAAAACAACAGGTACCTCAATTGGCTTCCAAATTCAGAACACGAACCAAAAAAGCAAGGATTATTCTCATAATGTTGACGTGTACAGGCCCTCTCATGCCGATTATACTTATGACCAGAAATACGGGATAAGAGATCACAGAGGCGGTGGAAGAAGCTCGGCTCGTGAAACGGCAAACTGGATCGTTGGAGGAGCTGTGGCCAAGGAGGTCATCAAAGACGTTAAAATCACGGCTTTCACCTCTTCTGTTGGTGAAATTTTTATTGATAGACCTTATCAGGAGCTCAATTTCGATAACATTGAAAAAAATATAGTTCGATGTGCCGACCCGTCTACAGCTGATAAAATGATCGAGCATATCAGTCAGATCAAAAAACAGGGGGATACCGTGGGTGGAACGATCACCTGTGTGATTCAAAATGTACCAGTAGGCCTCGGAGAACCCATTTTTGACAAACTTCATGCTGCCCTCGGGAAGGCCATGCTATCGATTAATGCGGTAAAAGGGTTTGAATATGGCAGTGGCTTTTGTGGGGCAAAAATGAAAGGAAGTGATCACAATGACTTGTTCAACGAGGACGGCACCACCAAAACCAATCTTTCAGGTGGCATACAGGGGGGAATTTCCAATGGTATGGATATATACTTCAGGGTAGCCTTTAAACCCGTCGCAACCTTAATTCAAAAGCAAAATACGATCGATTCAAAGGGAAATAAAGTTGAAATGCAGGGAAGAGGAAGACATGATCCTTGTGTTGTGCCACGAGCAGTCCCCATTGTGGAAGCTTTGAGTGCTATGGTATTAGCCGACTTCTACCTGATGGGCAGAGCAAGGAGTTAA
- a CDS encoding acylphosphatase, which translates to MTKNYRIRVTGVVQGVWFRKYTKEAADKRSLHGFVRNEPDGSVFIEAQGDVRNLEYFVDWLYRGSPLSKVAEVRWEEGNPGFFEGFSISR; encoded by the coding sequence ATGACTAAAAACTACAGGATCAGGGTAACTGGAGTTGTACAGGGCGTATGGTTCCGGAAATACACCAAAGAAGCTGCTGATAAACGATCTCTTCATGGATTCGTGAGAAATGAACCGGACGGAAGTGTATTTATAGAGGCACAGGGAGATGTGAGGAACCTTGAGTATTTTGTCGATTGGCTTTATCGAGGGTCTCCCTTATCTAAGGTAGCGGAAGTTCGATGGGAGGAGGGAAATCCAGGATTTTTTGAGGGGTTTTCAATCAGTCGGTAA
- a CDS encoding sulfite exporter TauE/SafE family protein, protein METELILKLILLWVIGVVTGVINTLAGGGSLLTLPMLIFLGLPPSVANGTNRIAILIQSVVTNFGFRSKGVKTMPFSIYFGISATLGAILGAQLAIEIDGELFNKILAVIMIIVVAYLVLNRKPKIDYAFEKVKGKSLWTSIILFFFVGIYGGFIQAGVGFLMLLVLAGINNFTLVKSNAIKIVVTGIYTVFAVFIFVINDKMNWEYGLILAFGNALGGWFTSRWSVSKGDGVVKISLVIMVVIMAIKLWFFTD, encoded by the coding sequence ATGGAAACAGAGTTAATACTTAAGTTAATCCTCTTGTGGGTCATTGGCGTGGTAACAGGCGTCATAAATACCCTGGCCGGTGGCGGATCCTTGCTCACCCTGCCCATGCTGATCTTTTTGGGCTTACCTCCCAGCGTCGCCAATGGAACCAACAGGATCGCTATCCTCATCCAAAGTGTTGTTACAAATTTCGGTTTTAGAAGTAAAGGTGTAAAAACAATGCCTTTTAGCATATACTTTGGAATTTCGGCTACCTTAGGAGCTATACTGGGTGCACAGCTGGCCATTGAAATTGACGGGGAATTATTCAACAAGATTCTCGCTGTTATTATGATCATCGTAGTAGCCTACCTCGTGCTGAACAGAAAGCCAAAGATTGATTATGCCTTTGAAAAGGTAAAAGGAAAATCTTTATGGACGAGTATTATCCTTTTCTTCTTTGTAGGGATATATGGTGGTTTCATACAGGCGGGAGTTGGTTTTCTGATGCTTTTGGTTCTTGCGGGAATCAATAATTTTACCCTGGTAAAGAGTAATGCCATAAAAATTGTCGTTACCGGGATATACACGGTTTTTGCCGTTTTCATTTTTGTGATTAATGATAAAATGAATTGGGAATACGGTTTGATACTTGCCTTTGGGAATGCCCTCGGCGGATGGTTTACTAGCCGATGGTCTGTTTCAAAAGGAGACGGGGTCGTTAAAATTTCCCTTGTCATTATGGTGGTCATAATGGCTATCAAGCTTTGGTTTTTTACCGACTGA